CCAAATCCACTCAAGTCTCAACAACAGCAAAGTACTGCAGTAAATTTTATAAAATGACACTGACAGCATTTGTTATTAAAGGTACCAAAAGCagtatggaaaatattttcaagtccAACATGACAACAAACCCTAGGCTTGaggttattaaaggaaaacatctcatggaaattaatttctcttgaaaaatgGCCAGCTTGGACCTATTCAACCAGGCTGTGACATGCAATGGAACCAAAGTCTGTCCTGTCCATCAAGAAGACTCTTGCAGCAAGTGTTTGGTTATGCTGCAGCCACCCTGGGTAAGACACATGCAGTACCTTCTGCATGTCTTTGCCTGATTTCTACTGCAACAGGAAGAAGGTTAACACACTTCAGCTAGTGCCATAGCACATGCACGATTAAGTTAATTGATAAGAGAAACTTGAACTTGTTTTCTTTATAATTATGCTTAACCATGTGAGATGGTACTCTCAAGGGCAATAAACAATAACTACCCATTCAAAAGATTAATTTGCAATAAAATCTAATCAATTGAGACTAATGACTTTCAGCATATAATCAGAATGCCTGCTCAGAGCATGTCCAGATGCAGAATTATCACCAGGTACAATACAAGGTAGATTTTGGAAGCAGTGGCCTAAGAACACAAGACATCTGACATTCAAcaataaaatttacatttaaaattacataaCAGATCATTTAAGAGAGGAAAGCAGAGGCCCTAACCCAGGAAGATGATTAAAACAAGATCTGAGCATGCTCTAGCCAACACACTTAAGCAATTATTCCCATAACAGGCGACTGTGAAAGTACTTTTCATGCCCAAATATTCTTAATATCCATCCAGGTATGCAGCTCAATTCCCAAACATGTAAGTGACTGGATCTTAGTCAAGCATATTGGACCTGGGCTGGGGTAACAGGTCACAAATCAGTAGACCATGGCTTAGCCCTGGAATGGAGTCAAAAATACAAGCAATTTATCAGCAGCAAGAGAGTGAGAGAGGCAAGCACAATTAGTGATCGGAAGAAAACTGACACTGGAAAGTTCATTCAGCCATGACAAAGACTTACAAAGTAGAGTTTTTAGGAAATGAACAGTTGGACTTTCCTTTAGGAATCTATACAgcaggaaagaaggggaaaacaggaaTCATGAAGACAACATTACAACCATGAAAATAAACTAAACAGCTCATCTATGACATGGTTAAAAGATACAGTAAATGAGATGAAAAGTATAGCCAGCTGAGTACCACCTGATCTTAGAAAGTCATTCCCTACAACCTACACAACTGAAACCAAAACAGGCAAAAACTTAATGCAGAAGAACAAGCCTTTTGCAAGTCTGCCCTACCCCTTAGGAAACTGGTAATTGTGATGATCTTTTTGAGTGCCACTGCTAACTTTACCAATCTTCAAAGACTCTAACCATTTTGGAAATACAGAGTTCTGGAAGCAACAGTTTTAAATGCGTCAGCATATTAGCATAGTATGAGGAAATGGGAAAAACACCTTTGTCTAAACATTATGCATGAACACTGTATTTTCTGTGGACCTGAAGAACTGCACCATGATTTTACATAGTTCTGCAGTATTTTAAGTTTTGTAATCATTATCTTTCAGGCACGCATCATAAACTGTAACTAGgataatctgaaatatttcaggaagaacaaaagtAAGTATTTTCTGTGCTATGGAGCTAATTATGAAGTACAAAAATTGAATCTAGATTATGccaaaaataaatagaaagagcCTCTGTAAATAATCTTGTTGAACTTCTACAACATGCAAGATACATGAGACACGTTAGTCAGCTTGCATGCAAATAAAGACAGCTTTTGGAAGATGTTCTAATGCTACTATCTCGCAACAGCAATCCAGCCTTGTTACTTCACCAAAATGGCTTCCACAGTGTTCCCAGAGCACCAGGATATTTggctccatttaaaaaaaaaaaaaagtcttatcttAACTGTGGGAACTGGGAacaaatttctttttccaatgcCTAATCATGGCAAGGAAGGCACCTAATACCTGCAGTATTTAGAGCAGAGTCTGTACAGATCCATCCAGGATACGTACACGCGCTTCTGCACCATGAGGCAATCTTACATCTCTGAAAGCAAGGTGTGTCCCTTGCAAGAGACTCAAGCATTAGGAGGTAGGGTAACCCCACACATTTAGTTTTCCGAGTTCTGTCAAAAGCCCAGATAAATAGGGGTAAAACATGACCTGCAACATACAATACTCATTATCTCTGCAAAGAGCTAGAAGCTATCAAGTAACAATACCTCTTTGAAACAAACCCAATCCTACACAAAACTAGGTAGTCAGCAGAAAGTTAAGGGATTCTACAATTGCTTTCAAATGGACACTAGACCAATGAAGTACTCCAAAGTAATGCTATATGGTGATTGCCATGCTTCAAGTAACATCTTATGATAAAATTTACAACACATTTATCTGCAGTTAAGCAGCGATGTGGTTTCCAACCTCCATGCATCTCTAAGTACCTAACATACTTTAAACAGGACTgactttttctcccctcccacaAGTTAAAAGTAAAGGAATTCAGCTCTTTCCACTTGTAGTCTTCTACAATTATGTCCTGGAGAGACATGAGTTTAATCTTTCTAGATAGAAATTATGTTGAATTCACTACCAATAATCAGTGAAACAGAAGGCATAACTCAAAAAAAATGAAGCGAGTAAATTCATACTTAGCATTGTATGTGAAAGTGTAACAGGAAAAAGTCCATTCAGTGTGCCAAAACACCACTTAAAAATTTAAACATCTATCAGATGTTAGTAAACAGAAGCAAGCAATGTCCCACCCTCTGGTACTGCCAgaggatatatttttttatttgctctggCAAAAGCCCTCTTCACAAGACACAACCTAGCATTTTTGGGACTATTAAAGTCCTGCAGACATCTCAAAATAGTAAATTATATTTCCCCAAgcggtttttttcttctgataacaaagtatttaaaaaaacccctttccctcttctctttgtATTCAATTCTTCATAAAAGATACAGAAAGGGCTGTAAGGTGAAGTGATTAGTATGATCGCAGTAAATCTTCCACTAAAATACCAACAGAAATACGAACTAGATCATTTGCAATACGTCCTCCTGCACTGGAAATTCACATCTGGTTGGAAGGACAACTGTTGATAAACATGACAAGCcgtaaaaagaaaagctaaatcaATTTAAgtcacttcttttaaaataaccatAGATACCTAAACAGCCAGGTGGGGAGAAAAAAGTTATTACCAATTCCACACCTCCTTCCTTCAAGTGAGAACTGAAAAGCTTCTCAAAAGAAACTAGTATCACCTCATCAATTCATCCAGTGTTAAGAAAGGACAAGAGTTCAGTAGAGTCAATTAATTAGGAAAGACAGGAGTAACACACCAACCCAATCTACATTTCCACGCTCTGTTTTCTGGGCAGAGATCAGGGGACAGCAACATTTTAGAGCAGTTTACTTACCATCACCCTGCATGTCTGAAGTCCATAGTGTCAGATTATCACGTAACAACTGCATGATAAGTGTAGAGTCCTTATAGCTTTCTTCACTCAGTGTATCCAGTTCTGCAATAGCATCATCGAAAGCTGCTTTTGCCAACCTATAAGCACAGAATAAATCAGATTTAACATACGTTGCTCAACAAAATCCAGAAGCACACAAGTTAAACCTCTGCCTCAGAACACTTCTAGTTTAGCTGCATGACATCTACAGCTTCTGTAACAAATTTCTGTATTAAGTGTTTAGATGTTCATTCAAGTATCTCCCATCCTCAAAACCAGTCACACTGTGTACTTAAGAATCTTTTTACCCAAGAATATTGGTTTTATTGAACATTTCTACATCTTGTGGTTCAACTGATCAAGGTTTACTAACAGCTTAAAAGGAAGTGTATTACATAACCTGCAATAACAGGAATAGAAGAGGCATTTGCTTTGACCATCACTTTTTGCTCATGAGATGAACCCCTACAGATAGATGAGCTATTGTCATTCTATACATGCTCAGAGCTCACAGAAATTAGTAATGTGATCCCTATTACCCTGTATAATAGCCAACAGCAAGAGAAGCAAGTTAAATAACATCACGCTTTTTGCGGGATAAGGGCATGCACAAAGTGAACGTGGCAAGCCATTAAACTGACACGAGTTACCAATGCAAAGTTATCACTATTCTGCTTCTCATACATGTATTCCCAGATAAATAAACGAATCTGGGCTCAAAAGAAAATGACAAATGTGAAAACAGTTCCAATTGATTGACTTCAAATGGAGCAAGTCATCAACTACAGCAGGAAGAAAACCAGTCCAGTGTTCCCACTGAGGAAAAGCAGTTACCCAAGTAGCAACCATTTCTGGTTTGTCTGGTATTCACATAAAATTTCCCCATCTTCCTAGTCACTACCTACCTGCAGGCACGATCAGGAGAATTAAGAATTTCATAGTAGAATACAGAGAAGTTGAGCGCAAGTCCTAGGCGGATAGGATGTGTTGGAGGGAGTTCTGTCATTGCAATATCACTAGCAGCTTTATAAGCCACCAAGCtattctctgcagcctccttcctgTCATTTCCTGTGGCAAACTCAGCCAGATACCTATGGTAGTCCCCCTTCCTGAAAACAGAAACAGTACAAAGTCAGTAGCACTTATTTCCCCACCAGCCACTAAATCAAAAGCTTAGTTCTGAAACTGATGTTTATATGTTCACAAAGGACACCGCTGCTGAATTACTGTCAGTGAATTTTAAACCATCAGGCAGGAAAAAGTTTCAGTTCGCTTATTTTCTTGCACTAATCCATGAAGTACAGCCTCCATTAACAAACTGTGTCTCTGTACAACTGCATCTCATCTGAACTAGACAAGTTTTTGATCTGAAGGACAGAGATAATTCAGCTACAGGCTAAAACACTCTCTGATCATTTCTAGATTTGAACTATACATCAGGAAGTACAAAATATGCATCAAACTAGTGACAACAGCAACATACTCCAAGGCCAAGTTTCATTTCATAATGCAACTTTGAAGCTGACACTAGGTGACAGTTATCTGTCTacatcattttcttttccttgcaagGAATGTACAGCTCATTCAAGAAAACACTGAAGCAGGAATGTGATTTCTACATTATTAGCTCAATTAAAGAAAATTGTTGTTTCTTAAATACAAGAACTGCATAACAGTTTATGTTAAGTTCTCATGAACTTATTCCAAACAACTCTATCTGCAACCACATGATAAGGACACTAACACAAAGGCAGCCAAAAAGAAATATTGGTTAGACATGACTGAACTGCCCTCTTGCTAGAAGAAGTTACTGTGGTTGAATAGGCAGAAGACACATGTATAGCTACTATATTTCTTTCTCTAGTTCAAATACAGTAAGATGTCCCTGCCTCATGAGAAGATACTTACATTTTGTAATAGAAAACCTTGGACTCGCCAGTGTTAGCTGCTGGAATGAGGTGTTTGTCCAGTACATCCAGAATGTCACAACAGATTAACTTCAGTTCAGTCtcaacctattaaaaaaaaaaaaaaaaaacaaaatgagaagAGGAGGCAAGGTTAGCATGTAAGACTAAGAACTATTTCAAAAATATCCCAATAGCAAATAGACAACCTCATAAAAATCCAAAGagaaggacagaaggaaaaaaaattcagctgctCCACAGGTGCATTAAGCATAACAGTTCTGCATGGCACACAAAACAGGCAAGATGTGATGTATGATGAAATACATAACTGAATAATGGAATTATTAGTTCCTTTGAAGACACCTTGTAGACAGTTGCACTATGTGCAGTATGCACTCAGGATGTAATTCCTTACTGCAAGGTTTACACAACTCCTAATTCCTTACATTTTTGATCCTGGAAAGCTGCCCTAAAACTGGCAGTGGTGAAGGGGACAATTTGACTGCAACTATACAAATCAGCTAGACTCCATTACGCCCCAGAGTTAAATAGCACCTTCAGAACAAGTTTCTAGTGACTACCTGGGAGGCAAAGCTCTAAACAGAAGAGCCGTAAGACAAAAATCACAGAGtatcagaacaaaacaaagacGTACCACACAAAGAGGTCAGAtacaagaggaaaacaaactCCAGAAAGTATAGATTTCAGAAACAGGTGAAAAAGGCAAAGCACAGCAActcagagaaaaagcagaaatcatCAACACTAAGTGAGATCTGTGGCCAAAGAAAAACAATACATAAAGtcttatttaaaaacagagagtGGACTTTAATAGCCAAAGTTGAATACATGGTCCCATCaccttttttaaatttagaatagAAAGCAAGGTCTATGAGGTTAGGTTTTATCACAAAGCTTTACACCTGAAAGCAAAGAAACTAAGCATATCCAAAAAAGCTAAAAACTGTATTCTAACACCACCATTGCCAAAACCAGACTTGTTCTGAGCATCCCATGTCATTCACAGTAGGAGTGGTTGGTTAAGTGCAGATGGTAACCTACTGCTGCTCTTTCACGATTTCGAAGTAACTTTCATAGCTCCAGCTCAAAACAACTCTGGCTCAAGCTACTTTTATGTACTATAAAGTCGAGGTTTTCAAGCAGAGGCATCCACATCAGGTTCAAAAACTACCAAAAACTGCATATCTTGGATCACAAGAGCAGCCCCACTTAGTCCACTATCCCTTCCTATCCTCCCACCCAttcaattttctttccttgtttctttaAGACTTTTTCTTGCCACGCAGTATTTTTATTACCATGTAGCTTCCAAACTATCAGGGTCTGTAACGACAACATCTGTCCTCAAAAGCTGTTAAAATTATAGATCCAAAATAAATCTTGAACtggcacatacatacacataccgATTTGTACAAAACGACTTAACAGATTTGCAAGAGTTCCTTTAGAGAAATTAATCGACATCAAACTTCATGTTCAAACAATGTCAGAATGCCCTAACATTCAGAGGAAGGGTTAGATGCTGTACTTAAAGTTATGTGACAAATGCTTAAGGAAGTTGCTGAAATATGGTCACTTGAGAAGAATCTACTTCATATATTCTTGGGCTACAAAAGCTATAAAACCTTTGGCCAGCAGTCAGTTCCTGCAAACTTCTTTCCTCTTGATCCTCTTTTTCAATGACTTCTTTTGTAGAGAGATCTTCAGCAAAACTGCAAAGAATTAAATCAGTTTCTAATGCTCTTTTGTTAAATAACCATACACGTACAAACTTCTATTTTATCTCAGACAGACCTTTTTCAGCTTTGCTTAAAGGATCAGTCACACAAGTTATCACAGATCAGCTGCCGCCCAGGGCAACGTAAATGTCCTGACCAAGCTTAGTTTAAAAAGATTTAATACAAATCAAGTTGAttaagaacagaacaaaaaacccacaataaaaccCTAAAAGCTCTTTGTCTAGAACAGATCCCTTTCATAGAAGTGGCTCAATGAGCTCTGCAAAGCAGCAAACCAGCACAAGAGCCCACACTAAGCCTGTTCAGAGAACTCAAAGGCAGGTTTAGGGTCTGGTCTATCACCATTCCAGCTCCAAATATGACATATGGTACCACAGGCTCTGCCCAGCACAGAAAGACTGCTCAACCCAATGGGTGCACAGAAGCCCCCACAATCCACCCTGCCTCTCTTATTTGAGTGGTAGTGCTGGCTTAATCAGATTCCAGACTGTGTTCTTAGCTCTGCAGATACAAAAGCTTGTAAACCACCTGCTGATCTAAATAAGGAAACTTATTAGAAGCAATGAGGGGAAGGGTAGCCTGTACTAGTTCTTTGACCTGTTTTAATGTGTAGCCCCCAAAATAGCTGCACCTCACAACTGAGATGCAACATGAAACTAGAACAGTAGGAACCAGTTGCTAAAGCCTGTAACCTACCTCCCTCCCACAACAAACACACAGACCACCCACATTTACGCAAATTCATAGCCTAACCTTTCTAAGAagatgggaaggagaagagagccTTGTAGCTACCCCAGAATACAACCCAGGCTGTAAGAGCACTCAGAAACACAGCGTCTCATATGCCACAAACACATACCAGTCAGAGGAAGGTGAATACTTGTCCTTTGCTATTAGGGAAGGGATTTGGTTTTACCACAAGGAAGTGAACTGCATTATGTGCAGACATACACCACTTCATCCTCTCAAGGACAAGACAACAAGCCTCACTGCATTCTCATCTACAGAGATGCAGTCAGATGAGAAAGCCTAGGGCTCTACTTCTGTGTATCCAAATCGCCACAGGgcccagaaaagcagcaaagtcTACAAAGGAAGAAAGTAAGTAACATTTTTCCCCATGGCTATGTATGCGTTTTGCTACATTCATCTTAAGTAGCTTGGGTAAAGGCACAGTGTTGTGGCTTCCATCATCTGAGTATTGCCTAGCGTACGTCTCAGACAAAGCCAGTCCAGCCCTACTGTGGCACCACCATCATCCCTTGAGTTCTGCCCCAAGTCACACTGGCTCGTAGCTCAAACTCCAAACATTTTTAAGAGCCATGTGCTAAATTATAATCGGTACTGATGTAGACCAAACCTATCAAATAATTGCTTTCACACAAACTACACCTTCTACTTCAACTCAAGCATTACTCTATGGCTGAGCAAGGTCACACCTGGTTCTGTTGGTGAGATTTGTTTTTCTAGAGATGCTGGTTCCTTCCACTCCCCAATGCTTTAAACTTGGCCTGTCAGTTCCCAGacaagtgttttggttttgattttttcttcAGAGCCTTTCAAGCCTAGGAAGGGTCTCCAAACACCACTAAATTTAGTCTGAAAAATGCCACAACAGTGGGTATTTGTTGGTAAGTGTAATAACCATAACTCTGCTGAACCTGCACTGGACCTTCTCTTCAGAGAAGCCCTGACCATGACAACAGAGCAGCTGTGCTACTGTTCCAGCAGCAACAACGAGCATCATCATCCAAGCCTTTGCAATATGTTCTTCAGGCCCTTACTGCTCCCATGCCATCTTGCCAAACCCATTAACACTCTCCTTATAGCAGATGCTAATTCATCACAAGTCTCCTGGTAGTTACAAAGAGGGTCTGGTCTTCAGCAACAAATGATACATAGAAGCCTCTTGGGAACTCAGACTAGAGTTGAGGGGACACAGCTAGTCTTTCTTCAGTACAGAACTACACCACAGTTCTCCACAACACCCTTCCACCTGAAGCAAGTGAAAGCTACTTAAGGATTTAACAGCTGAAGATACAGTTGGCATGGCACCACTTCACACAGCCCCTCTCTCAATAGATACTTCAAGGACTACACACATGTAATTCTTGCACACCAGTCTGTTCTGCATGGTACTTACTCTCTTTACAAAGAGAGATGCAGACCAATGTCTTTTTTACACTCCCttcaaaaacaagaaaaaagccttttgaCTATTAAAGGATCTTTGGCAGAAGATAGTAACCACCCACAAAACGTTGTGCAAAAAAACCTAGAAGCACACAGTGTAAGACAAATTTAAACAGCCATCAGATAGCTATTGTCCTATTTTATATGTTCTGTTAGAACCATCAAGAAATGGTATTTGGGACTGTATGTAACTGGCAGAGCCTCATCCCATCGGCATGCCAGCATAAAATTAGAAACTCACAACTTTAACAATTCCATGGAGCAACAGAAACCCTGTGAGTCAACAGAAAGCAGTCCAGAGCCATTCCTGAGAAAAGATTTCCAAGCCAACATCATTTCCATTGGTGGTGTATGAATCAGTGCCAGGTGATAGAATAGACTCCACTGTTTCTCTGGAAGTGAAGATCTGAACCATGTGGAGGCACTTGTCATCAAATAATGGAGATTAAGTCTCTACAGAAATGTGTGGGATTTAAATAGTATGGGAGCAAGCCTGCTCTGTGCTAAACCATCACttaaggaaggggaggagggagaaaacaaCAACTCACTGTTCTAATAGCTGAAGGTTTCATTAGCCCTTACAGATGAAAATCAAAGCTTGCTCCAAGTTCTCCATTTTAGGTAAAGTTGCACAGACCAACTAGACTCAGCATGAAGTTATGTGGATCAATTTCTCCCTCtctcaaaagagagaaaatagcaAGGCCCCAGAGGTTATTACACATGCAGATTTCACAGCTGAGATGACCATGACATCTCAGCATCCCCCAGAACATGGAGTGCTTTATCTTAAATTGATTGCTTTAACTGCTAACAGTATAATTGACCAGCTtaggaacaaacaaacaagaaatatttaaaatctacATTTTTAAGAACTAGATGCTGTCAGAGAAGCCATATTATCACAGCATGCATTTCAACATGGGCATAGCTGTCTGAGCTAGTAACAGGCCTGTCGGTTCAGTTGTACAAGACTAACCAGGCAACTATTTTTCACTGTCACCCAACTGCTAAGCACTTAGTTTACACCAACTCCTGCAAAGTTTTCATCTGGGGGAAGAGTACAAAACAAGGCTGATTTACACAAAATGCAACTATGAGTGATAAAAGACAAGGTAAAGGAGTCAAAGAAAGTGGCCATTTGGCTTTATGCTGCCTGACTTTATGCTATGCCAAGAACAACACTGAAGAACCTTCCCCAATGGCATTTCAAACTCCGTAGGACAGAGTACTGCAATAGCACCAAGTGTCAAAATCTGTATGATCCAAAGCAACTTTCGTAAGAAGTAGAAACTTAACAGCCAAACACCTCCTTTGACAtagttcatattttaaaaaaaaaaaaagttgcttggACTAAGTCAGGTTGGAGGGGAAAGAATAAGGCCTCCTGAGTGCATGCAGCCTCCCACTTGAGAAAGTATGGAAGAAACAAAGTGCCAGCACAGTTCAAATACTTAGCAGATATACAGATGCACTGAAGAAAAAGCCCTCCCCTTCTCCTTTGAGGCTATTGCCCTTTTCAGTGTCTACACAAAAACACTCAACCTCTCCTCTTCATCAAGTATATTTATTCTCCAGACAAGGAACAAACTTCATCTTTTCAAGACCATCACCTTATTACAAGTCACCACACTGCAGACAATCCAGACTACCAGAGCAATTCATGGCAAGGGGAACAAAACTGGACCTTAGCTAAAAGGTATTATGCCATAACAC
Above is a genomic segment from Athene noctua chromosome 19, bAthNoc1.hap1.1, whole genome shotgun sequence containing:
- the YWHAE gene encoding 14-3-3 protein epsilon isoform X2: MDDREDLVYQAKLAEQAERYDEMVESMKKVAGMDVELTVEERNLLSVAYKNVIGARRASWRIISSIEQKEENKGGEDKLKMIREYRQMVETELKLICCDILDVLDKHLIPAANTGESKVFYYKMKGDYHRYLAEFATGNDRKEAAENSLVAYKAASDIAMTELPPTHPIRLGLALNFSVFYYEILNSPDRACRLAKAAFDDAIAELDTLSEESYKDSTLIMQLLRDNLTLWTSDMQGDDS
- the YWHAE gene encoding 14-3-3 protein epsilon isoform X1, with translation MDDREDLVYQAKLAEQAERYDEMVESMKKVAGMDVELTVEERNLLSVAYKNVIGARRASWRIISSIEQKEENKGGEDKLKMIREYRQMVETELKLICCDILDVLDKHLIPAANTGESKVFYYKMKGDYHRYLAEFATGNDRKEAAENSLVAYKAASDIAMTELPPTHPIRLGLALNFSVFYYEILNSPDRACRLAKAAFDDAIAELDTLSEESYKDSTLIMQLLRDNLTLWTSDMQGDGEEQNKEALQDVEDENQ